The following coding sequences lie in one Saccharopolyspora hordei genomic window:
- the aroQ gene encoding type II 3-dehydroquinate dehydratase: MKVLVLNGPNLGRLGKREPSVYGSTTYADLVRMCEDAGAELGVEVEVRQTDHEGEMVQWLHEAADQRWPVVLNAGAWTHYSIAVRDAAAQLEAELVELHISNVHKREEFRHTSYLSDISTAVVAGFGVAGYPLAIRWLAEHASA, encoded by the coding sequence GTGAAGGTGCTGGTGCTCAACGGCCCGAACCTCGGCCGGCTGGGCAAGCGGGAGCCCTCGGTCTACGGCAGCACCACCTACGCCGACTTGGTCCGGATGTGCGAGGACGCCGGTGCCGAGCTCGGCGTCGAGGTCGAGGTGCGCCAGACCGACCACGAGGGCGAGATGGTGCAGTGGCTGCACGAGGCCGCCGACCAGCGCTGGCCGGTCGTGCTCAACGCCGGTGCCTGGACGCACTACTCGATCGCCGTCCGCGACGCGGCGGCGCAGCTCGAAGCGGAGCTGGTCGAGCTGCACATCTCCAACGTGCACAAGCGGGAGGAGTTCCGGCACACCAGCTACCTGTCGGACATCTCGACCGCGGTGGTGGCCGGCTTCGGCGTGGCCGGGTACCCGTTGGCGATCCGTTGGCTGGCGGAGCACGCGAGCGCGTAG
- a CDS encoding beta-xylosidase, whose product MRGLVRRAAGLVGVVLLAGCTQAPVEPGGQPSVQSQAQPSRLPVDLRVAAERSSGGVVVSGGLPAPYNYGPTVLQDGGQYRVWWCSQLPGIGPPGDDVLHAAAGSVDGPFADSGGAPAVPVFSGQPSGFDGMHTCDPSVIRVDDRYYLYYTGAAGDDHAHGNAIGVASSTDGRAWQREAGGAPIIEPSGEVHRENAYGAGQPSALYLDGWFYLMFTDTTAAGAGWNGAGQFVVRARDPEFRDQVQALTEQGFRPAGRGRSRSVVDAFSADWMWVPALDAFAIAHQTADGTSVTFWDRGFTAHPYPPVLIPGPWQEGPGLVRRPDGTAPVSTSDPCGVVPLDVLRATALLPAPTDIRHFGIDVTGADGCATPEQAADVLDGFAVPSPVRTVDVVHRGQRVRVERRSVAELLVTGVLDRRVSAVDGLPVVGTIATGAQALRAPNGDVALLDDKGRLWTVPPEVPGANGSAVTDVSEAEWDSHPRGGDLRR is encoded by the coding sequence GTGCGGGGGCTGGTGCGCAGGGCGGCCGGGCTGGTCGGTGTCGTGCTGCTCGCCGGGTGCACGCAGGCGCCGGTGGAGCCCGGTGGGCAGCCGAGCGTCCAGTCGCAGGCCCAGCCGAGCCGGTTGCCGGTGGACCTGCGGGTCGCTGCCGAGCGCAGCAGCGGCGGGGTGGTGGTCTCCGGCGGCCTGCCCGCGCCGTACAACTACGGACCGACGGTGCTGCAGGACGGCGGGCAGTACCGGGTGTGGTGGTGCAGCCAGCTGCCGGGCATCGGCCCGCCCGGTGACGACGTCCTGCACGCCGCGGCGGGCAGCGTCGACGGGCCGTTCGCCGACTCCGGCGGGGCGCCCGCGGTCCCGGTGTTCTCCGGCCAGCCCAGCGGGTTCGACGGCATGCACACCTGCGACCCGTCGGTGATCCGGGTCGACGACCGCTACTACCTCTACTACACGGGGGCGGCGGGCGACGACCACGCGCACGGCAACGCCATCGGGGTGGCCAGCAGCACCGACGGGCGCGCGTGGCAGCGCGAGGCCGGGGGCGCGCCGATCATCGAGCCGTCCGGTGAGGTGCACCGGGAGAACGCCTACGGCGCGGGCCAGCCGTCCGCGCTGTACCTGGACGGCTGGTTCTACCTGATGTTCACCGACACCACGGCGGCCGGGGCGGGGTGGAACGGCGCCGGGCAGTTCGTGGTGCGGGCGCGCGACCCCGAGTTCCGCGACCAGGTGCAAGCGCTCACCGAGCAGGGGTTCCGGCCGGCCGGTCGCGGGCGTTCGCGGTCGGTCGTGGACGCCTTCAGCGCGGACTGGATGTGGGTGCCCGCGCTGGACGCGTTCGCGATCGCCCACCAGACGGCGGACGGCACCTCGGTGACGTTCTGGGACCGCGGCTTCACCGCGCACCCCTACCCGCCGGTGCTGATCCCCGGTCCGTGGCAGGAGGGGCCGGGGCTCGTCCGCCGCCCCGACGGCACCGCCCCGGTGTCCACATCGGACCCGTGCGGAGTGGTGCCGCTGGACGTCCTGCGCGCCACGGCGCTGCTGCCCGCGCCGACCGACATCCGCCACTTCGGCATCGACGTCACCGGTGCCGACGGCTGCGCTACGCCGGAGCAGGCCGCGGACGTCCTCGACGGCTTCGCCGTGCCGTCGCCGGTGCGCACCGTCGACGTGGTGCACCGCGGCCAGCGGGTCCGGGTCGAGCGGCGCTCCGTGGCGGAGCTGCTGGTCACCGGCGTGCTCGACCGCCGGGTGTCCGCAGTGGACGGGCTGCCGGTGGTCGGCACCATCGCGACCGGTGCGCAGGCGCTGCGCGCGCCGAACGGTGACGTGGCGCTGCTCGACGACAAGGGTCGGTTGTGGACGGTCCCGCCGGAGGTGCCGGGGGCCAACGGGTCGGCGGTCACCGACGTGTCGGAGGCGGAGTGGGACTCCCACCCGCGCGGCGGAGACCTGCGCCGCTGA
- a CDS encoding putative hydro-lyase, with protein sequence MITADTPPAVAREVIRRGGWRRVTTGLCTGHVQANLAVLPREAADEFAEFCRLNPRPLPLLEMTEPGVADRLRAAPGADLRTDLPGYHVHRGGEVSRVDDLREVWRDDLVAFLLGCSFSAEERLLAAGVRLRHLELGQGVPIFRTALRCREAGRFRGPVVVSMRAVREAEVPRAVAVTAELPFAHGAPLHVGDPAEIGITDLSRPDWGDPLPLQDDEVPVFWACGVTPQAVLAEVRPELAITHAPGHMFLTDLRVTDLVEAARPGDPVSGAGLRRAGGSPTPPPTRR encoded by the coding sequence ATGATCACCGCGGACACCCCGCCCGCGGTCGCCCGGGAGGTCATCCGCCGGGGCGGTTGGCGGCGGGTCACCACCGGGTTGTGCACCGGGCACGTCCAGGCCAACCTGGCCGTGCTCCCGCGCGAGGCGGCGGACGAGTTCGCCGAGTTCTGCCGGCTGAACCCGCGACCGCTGCCGCTGCTGGAGATGACCGAGCCGGGCGTGGCGGACCGGCTCCGCGCCGCACCCGGCGCCGACCTCCGCACCGACCTGCCGGGCTACCACGTGCACCGCGGCGGCGAGGTGTCCAGGGTGGACGACCTGCGCGAGGTGTGGCGCGACGACCTGGTGGCGTTCCTGCTCGGGTGCAGCTTCAGCGCCGAGGAGCGGCTGCTCGCCGCCGGGGTCCGGTTGCGCCACCTCGAGCTCGGCCAAGGCGTGCCGATCTTCCGCACCGCGCTGCGCTGCCGGGAGGCCGGGCGCTTCCGCGGTCCGGTCGTGGTGTCGATGCGCGCCGTCCGCGAGGCCGAGGTGCCCCGAGCGGTCGCGGTGACCGCGGAGCTGCCGTTCGCGCACGGCGCCCCGCTCCACGTCGGCGACCCCGCGGAGATCGGCATCACCGACCTCTCGCGGCCCGACTGGGGCGACCCGCTCCCGCTGCAGGACGACGAGGTCCCGGTGTTCTGGGCCTGCGGGGTGACGCCACAGGCGGTCCTCGCGGAGGTGCGACCGGAGCTGGCCATCACGCACGCGCCGGGGCACATGTTCCTCACCGACCTCCGCGTCACCGACCTCGTCGAGGCGGCCCGGCCCGGTGACCCGGTCAGCGGCGCAGGTCTCCGCCGCGCGGGTGGGAGTCCCACTCCGCCTCCGACACGTCGGTGA
- a CDS encoding MFS transporter — MATTSLDPSRQRLSPPARRAVKGACFGFFVDYFDIYLPIVALTPAIAYFQPPHTAPAVAATLSYVTLALTLIGRPLGAIVFGRIADVAGRRRATLVAVGGAGTCTLLMALLPGYATIGWLAIVLVLLLRFVGGVFMGGEYSSANPLAMEASPRHLRGLVGGLIAAAYPLGYIAISLVVALTFQFAPAGDLDSAYVQWGWRIPFFVGAGLSAWFLLYFRQVEESAAFKQVQRTSAQRTSPLRQLLTGEHRRKLLQVLLMMTGMWFTVQATLSATPALLSAVIGLPSSAVNTGLLVANVFVAAGYLVMAQLGQRFGRRRMLVLSGVWTVVLVPLVFAAMVRSATAAAADGGSVLPTMVWATLALVLTVSPWGIVSTYIIERFATGVRASGYGIGYSLAVIVPGFYAFYMIGLANLMPYEYTPIVLIVLGGALAAIGALRGPETRDVDLSTAEPA; from the coding sequence ATGGCCACCACGTCCCTCGACCCCAGCAGACAACGGTTGAGCCCACCCGCGAGGCGCGCGGTGAAGGGCGCGTGCTTCGGCTTCTTCGTCGACTACTTCGACATCTACCTGCCGATCGTCGCCCTGACCCCCGCGATCGCCTACTTCCAGCCGCCGCACACCGCACCGGCCGTCGCCGCCACGCTCTCCTACGTCACCCTCGCGCTCACCCTGATCGGCCGCCCGCTCGGCGCCATCGTCTTCGGCCGCATCGCCGACGTCGCCGGCCGCCGCCGGGCCACCCTGGTCGCCGTGGGCGGGGCCGGGACGTGCACGCTGCTCATGGCCCTGCTGCCCGGCTACGCCACCATCGGCTGGCTGGCGATCGTCCTGGTGCTGCTGCTGCGCTTCGTCGGCGGGGTCTTCATGGGCGGCGAGTACTCCAGCGCGAACCCGCTGGCCATGGAGGCCAGCCCCCGGCACCTGCGCGGGCTGGTCGGCGGGCTCATCGCGGCGGCCTACCCGCTGGGCTACATCGCGATCTCCCTCGTCGTCGCGCTGACCTTCCAGTTCGCGCCGGCCGGCGACCTCGACAGCGCGTACGTGCAGTGGGGCTGGCGCATCCCGTTCTTCGTCGGCGCCGGGCTGTCGGCGTGGTTCCTGCTCTACTTCCGCCAGGTCGAGGAGTCGGCGGCGTTCAAGCAGGTCCAGCGCACCTCCGCGCAGCGCACGTCCCCGCTGCGGCAGCTGCTCACCGGCGAGCACCGGCGCAAGCTGCTGCAGGTGCTGCTCATGATGACCGGCATGTGGTTCACCGTGCAGGCCACCCTCTCGGCCACCCCGGCGCTGCTGTCGGCGGTGATCGGCCTGCCCAGCTCGGCGGTGAACACCGGGCTGCTGGTGGCCAACGTGTTCGTCGCCGCCGGGTACCTGGTGATGGCGCAGCTCGGCCAGCGCTTCGGGCGACGGCGGATGCTGGTGCTGTCCGGGGTGTGGACGGTCGTGCTGGTGCCGCTCGTGTTCGCCGCGATGGTCCGCTCGGCGACCGCCGCGGCCGCCGACGGCGGCAGCGTGCTGCCGACGATGGTGTGGGCGACGCTCGCCCTGGTGCTCACGGTGTCGCCGTGGGGCATCGTCTCGACCTACATCATCGAGCGGTTCGCCACCGGGGTGCGCGCGTCGGGCTACGGGATCGGCTACAGCCTCGCGGTGATCGTGCCCGGGTTCTACGCCTTCTACATGATCGGTCTGGCGAACCTCATGCCCTACGAGTACACGCCGATCGTGCTCATCGTCCTCGGCGGGGCGCTCGCTGCGATCGGCGCGCTGCGCGGCCCGGAGACCCGTGACGTCGACCTGAGCACGGCGGAGCCGGCATGA
- a CDS encoding GntR family transcriptional regulator yields MTDSSGAASRVADALRAQIAAGALVPGMRLSEERVKQEHGVSRSTLREAFRLLIRERLLVHELSRGVFVRQLSRQDVADLYEVRRVVECAALRHIRSLDPAGLRRVAAAVKDGREVAERGDWDAVAAASIRFHEALVALAGSPRLNALVSDVLAEFRLAYAHMRDTQVFHAAFLKRNAEIAETLGRGDIEAAAEMLDDYLVDAEKALQDHFVD; encoded by the coding sequence GTGACCGACTCCAGCGGTGCCGCCAGCCGGGTGGCCGACGCGCTGCGCGCCCAGATCGCCGCGGGCGCGCTCGTGCCCGGCATGCGGCTGTCCGAGGAGCGGGTCAAGCAGGAGCACGGGGTCTCCCGGAGCACGCTGCGGGAGGCCTTCCGGCTGCTGATCCGGGAACGCCTGCTGGTCCACGAGCTCAGCCGCGGGGTGTTCGTCCGCCAGCTCTCCCGGCAGGACGTCGCCGACCTCTACGAGGTCCGCCGCGTCGTCGAGTGCGCCGCGCTGCGGCACATCCGCAGCCTGGACCCGGCCGGCCTGCGGCGGGTCGCCGCCGCGGTCAAGGACGGGCGGGAGGTCGCGGAGCGGGGGGACTGGGACGCCGTGGCGGCGGCGAGCATCCGCTTCCACGAGGCGCTCGTCGCGCTCGCCGGGAGCCCGCGGCTCAACGCGCTGGTCAGCGACGTGCTCGCCGAGTTCCGGCTCGCCTACGCGCACATGCGGGACACCCAGGTGTTCCACGCGGCCTTCCTCAAGCGCAACGCCGAGATCGCCGAGACCCTCGGCAGGGGCGACATCGAGGCTGCGGCGGAGATGCTGGACGACTACCTGGTCGACGCGGAGAAGGCCCTCCAGGACCACTTCGTCGACTGA
- a CDS encoding hydantoinase/oxoprolinase family protein produces the protein MADPRPLRVGVDIGGTFTDLAVLDDRGIVAVGKTLTTHREPAAAVEQVLRQTLEEHRLDPAAITTVVHGTTLVTNALIERRGARTALLTTEGFRDVVEMGREHRYELYDLGLELPRPLVPRHLRFGVRERLRADGTVLTPLDVDTVRRLGVELAAAGVTAVAVCFLHSHTNGEHERRAREVLDEVAPELRVALSCEVNPEIREYERTSTTLANVYVQQLVETYLADLRERLRRCGVRTDPLIMLSHGGVAALETARRFPIRMLESGPAGGALGAVAFGRAAGRPDQLAFDMGGTTAKLCVVERHRPLVTHTFEVDRVYRLRAGSGLPVRAPVIDMIEIGTGGGSIARVDPLGLITVGPDSAGSEPGPVCYGRGGTRCTVTDADVVLGYLDPARFLGGEMDLDAAAAEAAVKEQIAEPLGVSVAEAAWGVHTTANENMANAARVHAVERGQDPGRLPVFVSGGNGPLHGPGVARALGAPAVVAPPAAGVLSALGFLSAPMSIDIVRSRHALLSELDVDAAAALFAEMAREGTDVLVASGVSDVDVTCERTLEMRYVGQGGEIEVPVPPPDGPGWRDAVLAAFRDQYAQRFGTVAPSGVEPELLTWRVTASGPRPRAHLGFESTSDGSGALLGHRDAYFAPDGYRSTAVYDRYRLAPGTVLEGPALVEEREATLLVPPGARCSVEADSSIVVDFTAGGPR, from the coding sequence ATGGCAGACCCACGTCCGCTGCGGGTCGGGGTGGACATCGGTGGCACGTTCACCGACCTGGCCGTCCTCGACGACCGCGGGATCGTCGCCGTCGGCAAGACCCTGACCACCCACCGCGAACCGGCGGCCGCGGTGGAGCAGGTGCTGCGGCAGACCCTCGAGGAGCACCGGCTCGACCCCGCCGCCATCACCACCGTCGTGCACGGCACCACGCTGGTGACCAACGCCCTGATCGAGCGCCGCGGCGCACGCACCGCGCTGCTGACCACCGAGGGCTTCCGCGACGTGGTCGAGATGGGCCGCGAGCACCGCTACGAGCTCTACGACCTGGGACTGGAGCTGCCCCGGCCGCTGGTGCCCCGGCACCTGCGCTTCGGGGTGCGGGAGCGGCTGCGGGCCGACGGCACGGTGCTGACCCCGCTGGACGTCGACACCGTGCGGCGGCTGGGCGTCGAGCTCGCCGCGGCCGGGGTGACGGCGGTGGCCGTGTGCTTCCTGCACAGCCACACCAACGGCGAGCACGAACGGCGGGCGCGGGAGGTCCTCGACGAGGTCGCCCCGGAGCTGCGGGTGGCGCTGTCCTGCGAGGTCAACCCGGAGATCCGCGAGTACGAGCGGACCTCCACCACCCTCGCCAACGTCTACGTCCAGCAGCTGGTCGAGACCTACCTCGCCGACCTGCGGGAGCGGCTGCGCCGCTGCGGGGTGCGCACCGACCCGCTGATCATGCTGTCCCACGGTGGCGTCGCCGCGCTGGAGACGGCCCGGCGGTTCCCGATCCGGATGCTGGAGTCCGGCCCCGCGGGCGGCGCGCTGGGCGCCGTCGCCTTCGGCCGCGCCGCCGGGCGGCCCGACCAGCTCGCTTTCGACATGGGCGGCACCACCGCCAAGCTCTGCGTCGTCGAGCGCCACCGCCCGCTGGTCACCCACACCTTCGAGGTGGACCGGGTGTACCGGCTGCGCGCCGGCTCGGGCCTGCCGGTGCGCGCCCCGGTCATCGACATGATCGAGATCGGCACCGGCGGTGGGTCGATCGCCCGGGTGGACCCGCTCGGGCTCATCACCGTCGGCCCGGACTCGGCGGGCTCGGAGCCGGGCCCGGTCTGCTACGGCCGCGGCGGCACCCGGTGCACCGTGACCGACGCCGACGTCGTGCTCGGCTACCTCGACCCGGCGCGGTTCCTCGGCGGGGAGATGGACCTGGACGCGGCCGCAGCGGAGGCCGCGGTCAAGGAGCAGATCGCCGAGCCGCTGGGCGTGTCCGTGGCGGAAGCGGCGTGGGGCGTGCACACCACGGCGAACGAGAACATGGCCAACGCGGCCCGGGTGCACGCCGTCGAGCGGGGCCAGGACCCCGGGCGCCTGCCGGTCTTCGTCTCCGGCGGCAACGGACCGCTGCACGGTCCCGGCGTGGCGCGGGCGCTGGGCGCTCCGGCGGTGGTCGCGCCCCCGGCGGCGGGGGTGCTCAGTGCGCTCGGTTTCCTGTCCGCGCCGATGTCGATCGACATCGTCCGGTCGCGGCACGCGCTGCTGAGCGAGCTCGACGTGGACGCGGCCGCCGCGCTGTTCGCCGAGATGGCCCGGGAGGGCACCGACGTCCTGGTGGCCTCCGGTGTGTCCGACGTGGACGTGACCTGTGAGCGGACGCTGGAGATGCGCTACGTCGGGCAGGGCGGTGAGATCGAGGTGCCGGTGCCGCCGCCGGACGGGCCGGGCTGGCGGGACGCGGTGCTCGCCGCGTTCCGGGACCAGTACGCGCAGCGCTTCGGCACCGTGGCGCCGAGCGGCGTCGAACCGGAACTGCTCACCTGGCGCGTCACCGCCAGCGGCCCGCGACCCCGCGCCCACCTCGGCTTCGAGTCCACATCGGACGGGAGCGGTGCGTTGCTCGGTCACCGCGACGCCTACTTCGCGCCCGACGGGTACCGGTCGACGGCGGTCTACGACCGCTACCGGCTGGCCCCCGGGACCGTGCTCGAGGGACCGGCGCTGGTGGAGGAGCGGGAAGCCACCCTGCTCGTGCCGCCGGGCGCCCGGTGCTCGGTCGAGGCCGACAGCAGCATCGTCGTCGACTTCACCGCAGGAGGGCCCCGATGA
- a CDS encoding hydantoinase B/oxoprolinase family protein yields the protein MSRRVDPVVVGLVANRLHSLLDEQQAALVGTAFSPVVRESMDLACAVFDSAGEMIGQSSGGTPGHINAMATGMRHIVAAHPPETLADGDVLITNDPWMTSGQVNDITVATPAFRDGRVVAWFASCCHSPDIGGRILSAAAAEVFEEGLRLPILKLRTADGPDETLERLIRANVRTPDETMGDIYAQVAANQVGIRSLNRVLDEFGLDGVDEVAAEIMHRSEQALRAALRAVPDGRYQASADSDGFDGEPIHLEVTVDVTGDTVHIDYSGSSPQSRHGINVVLNYTHAYTSFAIKAALAPEVPHNAGSFRPVAVTAPRGSVLNCVEPAPVASRHLIGHFLPSLLFEALRPAVSGGLPAMSADALWMTVWRGGGIDEPRPFTLTVFGAGGTGARPDKDGLNTTGFPTGVRAAPTEVLETLTPLVQRRRELRPDSGGAGRFRGGLGQVVEITRHGGHEWTVNANIDRVDFPARGAGAGAAGAPGSFTDLRTGRDLPRKQLVRLDPDAVVQLRFPGGGGHGDPLARPVERVLDDVVNGYVSIAAAREQYGVDVEYTGDPDALVRPPESYRVRSATPRRSGG from the coding sequence ATGAGCCGACGCGTCGACCCGGTGGTCGTCGGACTGGTCGCGAACCGGCTGCACTCGCTGCTCGACGAGCAGCAGGCCGCGCTGGTCGGCACGGCCTTCAGCCCGGTGGTGCGCGAGTCGATGGACCTGGCGTGCGCGGTGTTCGACTCCGCCGGCGAGATGATCGGGCAGTCCAGCGGCGGCACCCCCGGGCACATCAACGCCATGGCGACCGGGATGCGGCACATCGTCGCCGCGCACCCGCCGGAGACCCTGGCCGACGGCGACGTGCTCATCACCAACGACCCGTGGATGACCTCCGGGCAGGTCAACGACATCACGGTGGCCACCCCGGCGTTCCGCGACGGGCGGGTGGTCGCGTGGTTCGCCAGCTGCTGCCACTCGCCCGACATCGGTGGACGCATCCTGTCCGCGGCCGCGGCGGAGGTCTTCGAGGAGGGGCTGCGGCTGCCGATCCTCAAGCTGCGCACCGCGGACGGGCCCGACGAGACGCTGGAGCGGTTGATCCGGGCCAACGTCCGCACGCCCGACGAGACGATGGGCGACATCTACGCCCAGGTGGCCGCCAACCAGGTCGGCATCCGCAGTCTCAACCGGGTGCTGGACGAGTTCGGGCTGGACGGCGTGGACGAGGTGGCGGCCGAGATCATGCACCGCTCGGAGCAGGCGTTGCGCGCCGCGCTGCGGGCCGTCCCGGACGGCCGCTACCAGGCGAGCGCGGACTCCGACGGCTTCGACGGCGAACCGATCCACCTGGAGGTGACCGTCGACGTCACCGGCGACACCGTCCACATCGACTACTCCGGGTCCTCACCGCAGTCGCGGCACGGCATCAACGTCGTGCTCAACTACACGCACGCCTACACCTCGTTCGCGATCAAGGCGGCGCTGGCCCCGGAGGTGCCGCACAACGCCGGGTCGTTCCGCCCCGTGGCGGTGACCGCGCCGCGCGGCTCGGTGCTCAACTGCGTCGAACCGGCTCCCGTGGCGTCCCGGCACCTCATCGGGCACTTCCTGCCCAGCCTGCTGTTCGAGGCGCTGCGCCCGGCGGTGTCCGGCGGGCTGCCCGCGATGAGCGCCGACGCGCTGTGGATGACGGTGTGGCGGGGTGGCGGGATCGACGAGCCGCGCCCGTTCACCCTCACCGTCTTCGGCGCGGGCGGGACCGGGGCGCGCCCGGACAAGGACGGGCTGAACACCACCGGGTTCCCCACCGGCGTGCGCGCTGCGCCGACGGAGGTGCTGGAGACGCTGACCCCGCTGGTGCAGCGGCGCCGCGAGCTGCGGCCGGACTCCGGCGGTGCGGGGCGGTTCCGCGGCGGGCTGGGGCAGGTGGTGGAGATCACCCGGCACGGCGGTCACGAGTGGACGGTCAACGCCAACATCGACCGGGTCGACTTCCCCGCGCGCGGCGCGGGAGCGGGCGCGGCGGGTGCGCCCGGGTCGTTCACCGACCTGCGCACGGGGCGGGACCTGCCGCGCAAGCAGCTGGTCCGGCTCGACCCGGACGCCGTGGTGCAGCTGCGGTTCCCGGGCGGCGGCGGTCACGGCGACCCCCTCGCGCGGCCGGTCGAGCGGGTGCTCGACGACGTGGTCAACGGCTACGTCAGCATCGCGGCCGCGCGCGAGCAGTACGGTGTGGACGTCGAGTACACCGGGGACCCCGACGCGCTCGTGCGGCCACCGGAGTCCTACCGCGTGCGCTCGGCCACGCCGCGCCGATCCGGTGGGTGA
- a CDS encoding DUF4232 domain-containing protein, translating into MAAAALAVGLTACSPGGSGGPAAGEDARQPVVGDDAGNNAVVPSAAPDEGSTAPQQDGQAVGDPLCGASDLTLAFGEADSAAGSTYQPLIFTNVSPHNCVLHGFPGVSYVGGEDGHQIGEAAFRDGKKGEEINLASGDKASAIIKFARVENFDPAQCQAEPAKGLRVYPPQETASLFIPFDQERNGCAGEGVPSHQLTVQTIQPGVAG; encoded by the coding sequence GTGGCGGCAGCAGCGCTGGCGGTCGGGCTGACCGCGTGCAGCCCCGGCGGGTCGGGTGGACCGGCCGCGGGGGAGGACGCCCGGCAGCCCGTGGTCGGTGACGACGCCGGGAACAACGCGGTGGTGCCGTCGGCGGCCCCGGACGAGGGGTCGACCGCGCCGCAGCAGGACGGCCAGGCGGTGGGTGACCCGTTGTGCGGGGCGAGCGACCTGACGCTCGCGTTCGGCGAGGCCGACAGCGCCGCGGGCAGCACCTACCAGCCGCTCATCTTCACCAACGTGAGCCCGCACAACTGCGTCCTGCACGGGTTCCCCGGGGTGTCCTACGTCGGCGGGGAGGACGGCCACCAGATCGGCGAGGCCGCGTTCCGCGACGGCAAGAAGGGCGAGGAGATCAACCTCGCGTCCGGCGACAAGGCCTCGGCGATCATCAAGTTCGCCCGGGTGGAGAACTTCGACCCGGCCCAGTGCCAGGCGGAACCGGCCAAGGGCTTGCGGGTCTACCCGCCGCAGGAGACCGCGTCGCTGTTCATCCCGTTCGACCAGGAGCGCAACGGCTGCGCCGGCGAGGGCGTCCCGAGCCACCAGCTCACCGTGCAGACCATCCAACCCGGCGTCGCCGGCTGA
- a CDS encoding GlxA family transcriptional regulator, producing MTAQHRIAVLGLPEVVGFDLVIPSQIFTGALDESGTPLYDVQVCSFDGGPIATTKGFAIQPGTGPEALTAPDTLIVPGTHLAGPRTDGTLDPRLADYLTGLPSRTRVMSICTGAFVLAAAGMLDGRPATTHWKHVDDFRRLYPKVRLDPDVLFVDDGDVLTSAGVAAGIDLCLHVIRRDHGSEVANRAARASVVPPWREGGQAQYVERPVPGPDDSGTSGTRAWLLERLAEPVTLEQMAEHAGTSVRTFTRRFRDETGTSPMDWLLQQRLAHARHLLETTDLPIDAVAERSGLSTASSLRKHLRHRLGTSPATYRRTFRS from the coding sequence ATGACCGCTCAGCACCGCATCGCCGTCCTGGGACTGCCCGAGGTCGTCGGTTTCGACCTGGTGATCCCGTCGCAGATCTTCACCGGCGCCCTGGACGAGTCGGGCACGCCGCTCTACGACGTGCAGGTGTGCAGCTTCGACGGCGGCCCCATCGCCACCACCAAGGGGTTCGCCATCCAGCCCGGGACCGGCCCGGAGGCCCTGACCGCGCCGGACACGCTGATCGTCCCCGGCACCCACCTGGCGGGGCCGCGCACCGACGGCACCCTCGACCCGCGGCTGGCCGACTACCTGACCGGGCTGCCCTCCCGCACCCGGGTCATGTCGATCTGCACCGGGGCGTTCGTGCTCGCCGCGGCGGGCATGCTCGACGGCCGCCCGGCCACCACGCACTGGAAGCACGTGGACGACTTCCGGCGCCTGTACCCGAAGGTCCGCCTGGACCCGGACGTGCTGTTCGTCGACGACGGCGACGTGCTGACCTCGGCCGGGGTGGCGGCGGGCATCGACCTGTGCCTGCACGTGATCCGCCGCGACCACGGCAGCGAGGTGGCCAACCGCGCGGCCCGCGCCAGCGTGGTGCCGCCGTGGCGCGAGGGCGGCCAGGCCCAGTACGTCGAGCGACCGGTGCCGGGACCGGACGACAGCGGCACCTCAGGCACCCGCGCGTGGCTGCTGGAGCGCCTGGCCGAGCCGGTGACGCTGGAGCAGATGGCCGAGCACGCCGGGACGAGCGTGCGCACCTTCACCCGCCGGTTCCGCGACGAGACCGGCACCAGCCCGATGGACTGGCTGCTCCAGCAGCGCCTGGCGCACGCGCGCCACCTGCTGGAGACCACGGACCTGCCGATCGACGCGGTCGCCGAGCGCTCCGGCCTGAGCACGGCGTCCTCCCTGCGCAAGCACCTGCGCCACCGCCTCGGCACCAGCCCGGCCACCTACCGCCGCACCTTCCGCTCCTGA